A window of Choloepus didactylus isolate mChoDid1 chromosome 21, mChoDid1.pri, whole genome shotgun sequence contains these coding sequences:
- the THUMPD1 gene encoding THUMP domain-containing protein 1, with product MATPAQQPLQHSGGKRKGKAQYVQAKRTRRCDAGGPRQLEPGLQGILITCNMNERKCVEEAYSLLNEYGDDMYGPEKFTEMEQQPSGSEEEDDVEAALKKEVGDIKSSTEMRLRRFQSVESGANNVVFIRTLGIEPEKLVHHILQDMYKTKKKKTRVILRMLPISGTCKAFLEDMKKYAETFLEPWFKAPNKGTFQIVYKSRNNSHMSREEVIKELAGIVGSLNSENKVDLTNPQYTVVVEIIKAVCCLSVVKDYMLFRKYNLQEVVKSAKDLSQLNPKPTVQAGNRKEAKLESGDKSNQSDAVEGKNNQQVVPENSEEVGQTEPKSETQLVNEGETKPELASQITEEFKSNENDLS from the exons ATGGCGACTCCTGCCCAACAGCCTCTTCAGCATAGCGGTGGGAAGCGCAAAGGGAAGGCGCAGTATGTTCAGGCCAAGCGGACTCGGCGCTGCGACGCCGGGGGTCCCCGACAGTTGGAGCCTGGGCTACAGGGCATCCTTATTACCTGCAACATGAACGAGCGCAAGTGCGTAGAAGAGGCTTACAGCCTGCTCAACGAATACGGCGACGACATGTATGGGCCAGAAAAG TTTACAGAGATGGAGCAACAGCCCTCTGGAAGTGAGGAAGAAGATGATGTGGAGGCTGCCTTGAAGAAAGAAGTTGGTGATATTAAGTCATCTACAGAGATGAGGCTAAGAAGATTCCAGTCAGTGGAGAGTGGAGCAAATAATGTAGTCTTCATCAGGACACTTGGAATAG aacCTGAGAAATTGGTGCATCATATTCTCCAGGATATGTACAAAACCAAGAAGAAGAAGACTCGGGTTATTTTACGAATGTTACCCATCTCTGGCACATGCAAGGCTTTCTTAGAGGATATGAAAAAATACGCAGAAACATTTTTGGAACCCTGGTTTAAAGCTCCAAATAAAGGGACATTTCAGATAGTATATAAATCTCGAAATAACAGTCACATGAGTAGAGAAGAAGTTATCAAAGAATTGGCAG GAATAGTTGGCAGTCTCAATTCGGAAAACAAAGTGGATCTTACCAACCCACAGTACACAGTGGTAGTAGAAATCATCAAAGCTGTCTGTTGCCTGAGTGTTGTGAAAGATTACATGTTGTTCAGAAAATACAATCTCCAGGAAGTGGTAAAGAGTGCCAAGGACCTGTCACAGCTTAACCCAAAGCCGACAGTGCAAGCAGGAAATAGGAAAGAAGCTAAATTGGAATCTGGTGACAAATCAAATCAAAGTGATGcagtagaaggaaaaaataaccagcaggtggtaccAGAGAATAGTGAAGAGGTGGGACAGACAGAACCAAAATCTGAAACACAGTTAGTGAATGAGGGGGAAACTAAGCCTGAACTTGCAAGTCAAATCACAGAAGAATTCAAGTCAAATGAAAATGACCTCTCATAg